One Nitrospirota bacterium DNA segment encodes these proteins:
- the rimI gene encoding ribosomal protein S18-alanine N-acetyltransferase, whose amino-acid sequence MATKTLMDVLIRDLRPEDVPEVLAIERSSFSTPWSEILFMNEIFKPRSLPKAAAIGDMIVGYICANYLLEEGHILNVTVHPDFRKQGIASRLVHSMLDLLWEEGCRAIFLEVRQSNTAALRMYEKAGFGRISTRKAYYTLPVEDAVIMSLRTEEP is encoded by the coding sequence ATGGCTACAAAAACGCTGATGGATGTCCTGATCCGTGACCTCAGACCTGAGGATGTTCCGGAAGTGCTTGCAATAGAAAGGAGTTCTTTCAGCACACCCTGGTCAGAGATCCTTTTCATGAATGAAATTTTCAAGCCCAGGTCTCTGCCAAAGGCGGCTGCAATCGGAGATATGATCGTTGGCTACATCTGCGCTAACTATCTTCTTGAGGAGGGACATATCCTGAATGTTACCGTTCATCCCGACTTTCGCAAGCAGGGCATTGCATCCCGGCTGGTCCATTCTATGCTCGATCTGCTTTGGGAAGAGGGCTGCCGCGCGATCTTTCTCGAAGTGAGACAATCTAACACGGCTGCGCTCCGGATGTATGAGAAAGCGGGATTCGGCAGGATCTCGACGAGAAAAGCCTATTATACGCTGCCGGTTGAGGATGCGGTGATCATGTCGCTGCGGACAGAAGAACCCTGA
- a CDS encoding response regulator produces the protein MRDHGLRLNKQDIFTSGMYGKCEPAVMYKFMMLNLILIVGTPFLLVFGILDIYRGLQPLGYIITASGFLCAATFTFLRKTKNFIFGSYFLVFVLFWTFLYLLATGGSGNSGILWYYSFPLISLFLLGARKGSLIVFTSLLFAAVILFWPGTPFLKTTYVSEIKIRFIPSVLVLWIITSLFEYVMSAALKIEIQNTELREAVDELSKARKALISEKERLAVTLRSIGEGVIAADMNGLVVLMNTVAEKLTGWTQGEAAGRFVGDIVHVNDRASGKSCDISLTEVFEKKTIVAAMELRVLVNRKGIERIISDSGAPIFDRDGQVVGAVLVFRDVTDQVRMEEDLYRTGKLESVGLLAGGIAHDFNNILSGILGNAELAKITGSRGEDAGPFLERILKATRRATALTNQLLTFAKGGEPIIKSITLSNLLRENVEFALSGSPIKGDISISDTLWAVYADPGQIGQVISNLLINAAQASSEGDSIRVTAANITAFEGEIAGLAPGRYVAITIQDHGSGISPENMAKIFDPYFTTKDYGTGLGLTISYSIIRKHNGLIKLESRLGEGTTFNVYLPASFEEVETDAPRAMISAASCKGKILVVDDEEDLRIILFTLLEGCGYVVLPVADGEEALSAYKAAMAASEPFDLVITDLTIPGGMGGKELVERLLEIDSKAKVIVASGYSHDPIMAQFGRHGLKGVIEKPFEFSTITDMIARVIAGD, from the coding sequence GTGAGGGATCACGGATTGCGGCTGAATAAACAGGATATTTTTACCAGCGGCATGTATGGTAAGTGTGAACCGGCAGTCATGTATAAATTCATGATGCTGAACCTTATCCTTATTGTTGGAACGCCCTTTTTGCTTGTATTTGGGATTCTCGATATATACCGCGGTCTTCAGCCTCTGGGTTATATCATTACGGCATCCGGTTTCCTCTGTGCCGCAACGTTTACCTTTCTCAGGAAAACAAAGAACTTCATCTTCGGCAGCTATTTTCTTGTTTTTGTACTCTTCTGGACATTTCTCTATCTGCTGGCCACCGGCGGCAGTGGAAACTCGGGGATCTTATGGTATTACTCATTTCCACTCATCTCTCTTTTTCTGCTTGGCGCCCGAAAAGGCTCCCTTATCGTATTTACATCGCTTCTGTTTGCTGCGGTAATTCTTTTTTGGCCCGGCACTCCTTTTCTTAAGACAACCTATGTCAGCGAGATAAAAATACGATTTATTCCGAGTGTGCTAGTGCTCTGGATTATCACCTCTCTCTTTGAATATGTCATGTCCGCTGCCCTTAAGATCGAGATCCAGAATACGGAATTAAGAGAAGCGGTTGATGAACTCAGTAAGGCGAGGAAGGCCCTTATATCAGAGAAGGAGAGACTTGCGGTGACGCTTCGTTCTATTGGAGAAGGTGTTATTGCTGCAGATATGAACGGACTGGTTGTTCTTATGAATACCGTTGCAGAAAAATTGACCGGATGGACTCAGGGGGAGGCAGCAGGCAGGTTTGTCGGGGATATTGTTCATGTCAATGACAGAGCGTCCGGGAAATCATGCGACATCTCATTGACCGAGGTTTTTGAAAAAAAGACGATCGTGGCGGCCATGGAGCTCAGAGTCCTTGTGAACCGAAAAGGCATTGAGAGGATTATCTCTGACAGCGGCGCCCCCATTTTTGACAGAGACGGGCAAGTTGTCGGTGCTGTGCTTGTTTTCCGTGATGTTACGGATCAGGTCCGCATGGAAGAAGATCTGTACCGGACGGGGAAACTCGAGTCGGTCGGTCTGCTTGCCGGCGGAATTGCACACGATTTCAATAATATCCTGTCCGGCATTCTTGGCAACGCGGAGCTGGCCAAAATAACGGGCAGCAGGGGAGAGGATGCCGGTCCATTTCTGGAGAGGATTTTAAAGGCAACTCGTAGGGCTACGGCGCTTACCAATCAGTTGCTGACCTTTGCAAAGGGCGGAGAACCGATCATTAAAAGCATTACTCTTTCGAATCTGCTAAGGGAAAATGTGGAGTTTGCGCTGAGCGGCTCGCCGATAAAGGGCGATATCAGCATCTCCGATACCCTATGGGCAGTCTACGCAGATCCGGGACAGATTGGTCAGGTAATAAGCAATCTGCTGATTAACGCCGCTCAGGCCTCCTCCGAGGGGGACAGCATCAGGGTGACAGCGGCCAATATTACAGCCTTTGAGGGAGAGATTGCGGGCCTGGCACCTGGCCGTTACGTTGCCATCACGATTCAGGACCATGGGTCCGGCATTTCTCCAGAGAATATGGCGAAGATATTTGACCCTTATTTTACGACCAAGGACTATGGTACGGGTCTCGGCCTTACGATCTCATATTCGATTATCAGAAAACATAATGGGCTTATCAAGCTGGAGTCCAGGCTTGGTGAGGGCACTACGTTTAACGTCTATCTGCCTGCATCATTTGAGGAAGTAGAGACAGATGCTCCGCGGGCTATGATCTCTGCCGCCTCCTGCAAAGGAAAAATTCTGGTAGTTGATGATGAAGAGGACCTTAGGATAATTTTGTTTACTCTGCTTGAGGGCTGTGGATATGTGGTCTTGCCGGTGGCGGATGGTGAAGAAGCCCTTTCTGCCTATAAAGCTGCCATGGCAGCGTCAGAGCCATTTGATCTGGTCATAACCGACCTTACCATTCCCGGCGGAATGGGGGGAAAAGAATTAGTTGAAAGACTGCTTGAGATTGATTCAAAGGCCAAGGTGATTGTCGCAAGCGGATATTCTCATGATCCGATTATGGCCCAGTTCGGGCGGCACGGCCTTAAAGGGGTCATCGAAAAGCCTTTTGAGTTCAGCACAATTACCGATATGATAGCCCGCGTGATTGCGGGCGACTGA
- the amrS gene encoding AmmeMemoRadiSam system radical SAM enzyme, producing the protein MKEAMMYEKRDGDDVACHLCSHNCLIHNDKRGLCAVRENRQGTLYSLVYGKVISMNIDPIEKKPLFHFLPGTTSLSIATVGCNFRCQHCQNYEISQFRPEEKFAIPGRDVTPEDIVNAAVSEGCKSISYTYTEPTIFFEFAYDCAQFARTKGIRNVFVSNGYTGSEATRLIAPFLDANNIDLKGSDTFYRTICGARLQPVQETIRLMKELGVWIEVTTLIIPELNDSDADLTAIAEFIASVDPVIPWHVSQFHPTYKLMDKPRTPVDTLRKARDIGFRAGLKYVYEGNVPGEGGENTYCPSCRSLLIKRVGYRILENHLTAEQCPQCKAKINGIWGDHPYNA; encoded by the coding sequence ATGAAAGAAGCCATGATGTATGAAAAACGGGACGGGGATGATGTAGCCTGTCATCTCTGCAGTCATAACTGCCTCATCCATAATGACAAGAGGGGGTTGTGCGCGGTCCGGGAAAATCGACAGGGAACGCTCTACAGTCTTGTGTACGGCAAAGTCATCTCAATGAACATTGACCCTATTGAAAAAAAACCGCTTTTCCATTTTCTCCCCGGTACGACATCTCTTTCCATCGCCACGGTCGGCTGTAATTTCAGATGCCAGCACTGCCAGAATTACGAAATATCCCAATTTCGCCCTGAAGAGAAGTTCGCCATACCGGGGCGGGATGTGACCCCTGAAGATATCGTAAATGCAGCTGTCTCAGAGGGCTGCAAAAGCATCTCCTACACCTACACCGAGCCGACGATCTTCTTTGAGTTCGCCTATGACTGCGCGCAATTTGCCAGGACAAAAGGCATCAGAAATGTCTTTGTATCCAACGGATATACCGGCTCCGAAGCAACAAGGCTGATAGCACCATTTCTTGACGCCAATAACATTGACCTGAAAGGCAGCGATACCTTTTACCGCACTATCTGCGGGGCAAGACTCCAGCCTGTACAGGAGACCATCAGACTCATGAAAGAACTGGGGGTCTGGATTGAGGTGACGACTCTCATCATCCCTGAACTCAATGACTCTGATGCCGATCTCACAGCCATTGCAGAGTTCATCGCATCGGTCGATCCGGTCATACCCTGGCATGTAAGCCAGTTCCATCCTACCTATAAGCTGATGGATAAGCCCCGGACGCCTGTTGATACTCTTCGCAAGGCAAGGGATATCGGATTCAGGGCAGGCCTGAAATACGTTTATGAGGGAAATGTGCCTGGTGAGGGGGGGGAGAACACCTACTGCCCCTCATGCAGAAGCCTGCTCATAAAGCGCGTTGGATACCGGATACTCGAAAACCATCTTACGGCAGAACAATGTCCGCAATGCAAGGCAAAAATCAACGGCATCTGGGGAGATCACCCATACAATGCATAG
- a CDS encoding zinc ABC transporter substrate-binding protein: MAKIRSLLILMVLLTLPLSFGCSRSKDSQSKDRSGKLIVIATLFPLYDFARNIAGDRAEVKLLLPPGAEPHSFELRTSDMVMLNHADIFIYTNRYMEPWAEKLLKGTESKGLTVVDASSGVRFIEGSIDGAEDGKHDHQSKPGHKEDYKEHEVHGADPHIWLDFSNAQKMVDTIAVAFIAKDPVNRDMYQKNAEAYKARLEVLDRAYQKGLANCRKKIFINGGHYTFGYLANRYGLRYRATYGFSPDAEPTARNLADISKTLRKEGLRHLFYEELLSPRIADTIAKETGASLLKLHGAHNISKEEFNANRTFIELMERNLANLQAGLQCR; encoded by the coding sequence ATGGCTAAGATTAGGTCACTACTGATTCTGATGGTTTTACTGACGCTCCCATTGTCGTTTGGTTGCTCCAGATCAAAGGATTCACAAAGCAAGGATCGATCCGGAAAACTTATTGTCATTGCTACCCTGTTTCCGCTTTATGATTTTGCAAGGAACATAGCAGGGGACCGGGCTGAAGTGAAGCTTCTTTTGCCGCCCGGTGCAGAACCCCACAGCTTCGAGCTCAGGACAAGCGACATGGTAATGCTTAACCATGCTGACATATTTATCTATACGAACAGATATATGGAGCCCTGGGCAGAGAAACTGCTGAAGGGAACAGAGTCCAAAGGCCTTACGGTTGTTGATGCAAGCAGCGGTGTAAGATTTATCGAAGGCAGCATTGACGGCGCTGAAGACGGAAAGCATGACCATCAGAGCAAGCCCGGACATAAGGAAGATTACAAAGAGCATGAGGTCCATGGGGCAGACCCGCATATATGGCTCGACTTCAGCAATGCCCAAAAGATGGTCGATACTATTGCAGTCGCCTTTATCGCAAAAGATCCTGTCAACAGAGATATGTATCAAAAAAATGCAGAGGCCTATAAAGCCCGTCTCGAAGTTCTGGACAGGGCCTATCAAAAGGGGCTTGCTAACTGCCGAAAAAAGATTTTTATTAACGGAGGCCACTATACCTTCGGGTATCTTGCCAACCGATATGGGCTCAGATACAGGGCAACATACGGTTTTTCTCCTGATGCTGAGCCGACCGCAAGGAACCTTGCGGATATAAGCAAAACGCTCCGCAAAGAGGGGCTGAGGCACCTTTTTTATGAGGAACTCCTCAGCCCGAGGATTGCCGATACGATCGCAAAGGAGACCGGTGCATCACTTCTGAAGCTCCATGGGGCCCATAATATTTCGAAGGAAGAGTTCAATGCAAACAGGACATTTATTGAGCTGATGGAAAGGAATCTTGCTAATCTGCAGGCAGGTCTTCAATGCCGTTAA
- a CDS encoding transcriptional repressor produces MKPDFQPLLKRLSLKSTPKRIALLEILDDEKVYLSPEAIWKKMQKRFKSIGLPTVYRILEELHEGNIISRVLHPDRKLYYYLCRNEEHHHHFICVSCSRVEDLHFCAEKEIETLVVKGMKGKVLSHILQINGLCSRCLTEKVPAHG; encoded by the coding sequence ATGAAACCTGATTTTCAGCCATTATTGAAGCGCCTCAGTCTGAAATCAACGCCGAAGAGGATTGCGCTATTAGAGATCCTCGATGACGAAAAGGTGTACCTGAGTCCTGAGGCGATCTGGAAGAAGATGCAGAAGAGGTTCAAGAGTATCGGCCTTCCTACCGTGTATCGTATCCTCGAAGAACTGCATGAAGGCAACATCATATCCCGCGTACTCCATCCTGACCGAAAGCTCTACTATTATCTCTGCAGGAATGAAGAACACCATCATCACTTTATCTGTGTTTCCTGCAGCAGGGTCGAGGACCTGCATTTCTGCGCTGAAAAGGAGATAGAAACTCTGGTGGTCAAAGGCATGAAGGGCAAGGTCCTTTCGCATATCCTCCAGATTAACGGGCTCTGCAGCAGATGTCTGACTGAGAAGGTTCCGGCGCATGGCTAA
- a CDS encoding metal ABC transporter ATP-binding protein encodes MPLTIVEARDLSVAFDGRQVLSGVNFSILQGDYIGLVGPNGSGKSTLIKCMLGLIKSSHGDISLFGSAPLEMKSRERIGYLPQRMEFFNPRFPTTVTEVISQGMIANKRAGKKSGGEEIEKVIELFDLRFLRNRLIGELSGGQQQRVFIARALANAPEFLILDEPTSALDPEVRESFFELLHDLNQKKKVTIVLVTHDIGGVGQYATKLMYLDKRVIFFGGFDEFCLSENMASFFGSASQHIICHKH; translated from the coding sequence ATGCCGTTAACTATAGTCGAGGCCAGGGACCTCAGTGTTGCATTTGACGGGCGACAGGTGCTGTCCGGCGTGAACTTCAGTATCCTGCAGGGCGATTACATCGGGCTTGTCGGCCCGAATGGATCAGGCAAGTCAACGCTTATCAAATGCATGCTCGGCCTGATCAAGTCTTCTCACGGAGATATTTCTCTTTTTGGTTCAGCACCACTTGAAATGAAGAGCCGTGAGCGGATCGGGTATCTGCCGCAGAGGATGGAGTTTTTCAACCCACGTTTTCCTACGACCGTGACCGAGGTGATCTCACAGGGAATGATCGCCAACAAAAGGGCAGGGAAAAAGTCAGGTGGTGAAGAGATAGAAAAAGTGATAGAGCTCTTTGACCTGAGATTTCTCAGGAACAGGCTGATCGGGGAGCTTTCGGGAGGCCAGCAGCAGCGGGTCTTTATTGCGAGGGCACTTGCGAACGCACCGGAATTTCTTATCCTTGATGAGCCTACCAGTGCGCTTGACCCTGAAGTGAGGGAAAGTTTTTTCGAGCTGCTCCACGATCTGAATCAGAAGAAGAAGGTCACGATCGTTCTGGTTACGCACGATATCGGCGGCGTTGGCCAGTACGCAACAAAGCTGATGTACCTCGATAAAAGGGTGATCTTCTTTGGCGGGTTTGATGAGTTCTGCCTTTCAGAGAACATGGCGAGTTTTTTTGGCTCTGCTTCGCAGCATATTATCTGCCATAAACATTGA
- a CDS encoding MFS transporter, which translates to MEHSGRFSAFSFRDFRLFWFGQIISLSGSWMQTVAQGWLVYSLTKSPLHLGMVAAANALPILLFSLFGGLIADRYPKRNLLLLTQALSIIPAVILGYLVSHNIATVWHVAALAAFLGTINALDIPVRQSFLAEMVGKGHIANAIALNSAAFNGARIIGPVIAGIAIAYLGIPACFYLNALSFVAVIIALYRIEARGEIRGRSEGMLRDFKRGVVFIGGNKEMKHVFLLIAVFSVIGLPYISLLPIFAGEVFHAGPKGLGFLVGASGIGAFTAALLIAARRDIRDKPRFMSFAALTFSAALFLFSLSSTFWLSLLIIMAAGWGMVSYLAVANSVIQITVPDELRGRVMSIYSLVFLGTVPIGNAIMGVAADYFGTPHAVSVSGLICLFAASFFAKRYLKQRITI; encoded by the coding sequence ATGGAACATTCCGGCAGATTTTCTGCCTTCTCATTCAGGGACTTCAGACTCTTCTGGTTCGGACAGATAATATCCCTGTCCGGCAGCTGGATGCAGACGGTTGCACAGGGCTGGCTGGTGTACAGCCTCACAAAATCACCACTTCATCTCGGCATGGTCGCTGCGGCAAATGCCCTGCCGATACTGCTTTTCTCGCTTTTTGGAGGTCTGATTGCAGACCGCTACCCAAAGCGTAATCTGCTTCTTCTCACGCAGGCGCTTTCGATCATACCTGCAGTAATTCTCGGCTATCTCGTGAGCCACAATATAGCGACTGTCTGGCATGTTGCAGCATTGGCTGCATTTCTGGGAACGATCAATGCACTTGATATTCCGGTGCGCCAGTCTTTTCTTGCAGAGATGGTCGGAAAAGGCCATATTGCAAATGCCATTGCCCTTAACTCGGCGGCCTTTAACGGAGCGCGCATAATCGGCCCGGTGATCGCCGGTATTGCGATAGCCTACCTGGGCATTCCGGCATGTTTTTATCTGAATGCCCTGAGCTTTGTTGCCGTCATCATCGCATTGTACCGTATCGAGGCCAGGGGCGAGATCAGAGGAAGATCAGAGGGGATGCTCAGGGACTTTAAGAGAGGGGTTGTCTTTATCGGAGGAAACAAAGAGATGAAGCACGTCTTTCTGCTGATCGCTGTTTTCAGCGTAATAGGCCTGCCCTATATCAGCCTTCTTCCGATCTTTGCTGGCGAGGTATTCCATGCAGGCCCAAAGGGGCTTGGATTTCTGGTCGGCGCATCCGGCATCGGGGCCTTCACGGCAGCCCTTCTTATTGCCGCGCGCAGGGATATAAGGGACAAGCCGCGCTTTATGTCTTTTGCTGCGCTTACGTTTTCCGCAGCGCTTTTTCTCTTTTCTCTGTCCAGCACATTCTGGCTGTCGCTGCTGATTATTATGGCTGCAGGCTGGGGTATGGTGAGCTATCTGGCTGTTGCCAACAGCGTTATTCAGATAACGGTTCCTGATGAACTCAGGGGGCGGGTCATGTCCATCTATTCGCTCGTATTTTTGGGCACCGTCCCTATTGGCAATGCGATCATGGGAGTCGCTGCCGACTATTTCGGTACGCCGCATGCAGTTTCTGTATCAGGTCTTATCTGTCTGTTCGCTGCGTCCTTTTTTGCGAAACGATATCTGAAGCAGCGCATTACGATATAA
- the tsaB gene encoding tRNA (adenosine(37)-N6)-threonylcarbamoyltransferase complex dimerization subunit type 1 TsaB, which translates to MKILAIETSTMLGGVAIADEKGLIAETRLNVKSTHSERLMATIDEQLRQSELALCDIDVFAVASGPGSFTGLRIGLSTAKGLCYATGRPLVLVPTLDAYARSFPFSRHPVCVMLDARRGEVYAAVYQWSGGFVKLLDEVSAAPEDLFRDVDSPVILAGEGALVYRDRLLALLGDRALFAPLIHMVPSPANVALLGLEKAVQGAFTDASAAEPFYIRKSEAEVKWLQKR; encoded by the coding sequence ATGAAAATTCTTGCCATTGAAACATCGACCATGCTCGGCGGCGTTGCCATAGCTGATGAAAAGGGCCTTATTGCAGAGACGAGGCTGAATGTTAAGTCCACACACTCTGAGCGGCTGATGGCGACCATTGATGAGCAGCTGAGACAATCTGAGCTGGCGCTTTGCGATATTGATGTCTTTGCGGTCGCCTCTGGTCCTGGTTCATTCACCGGCCTGAGGATAGGTCTCAGCACGGCCAAGGGACTCTGCTATGCAACGGGCAGACCACTGGTATTGGTTCCAACGCTCGATGCCTATGCACGCAGTTTCCCCTTCTCCAGGCATCCTGTCTGCGTTATGCTTGATGCGCGCAGGGGCGAGGTATATGCTGCGGTTTACCAGTGGAGCGGCGGTTTCGTAAAACTCCTTGATGAGGTCTCTGCGGCCCCGGAAGACCTGTTCAGAGATGTTGACAGCCCGGTTATTCTTGCGGGCGAGGGGGCACTGGTCTATCGTGACAGACTTCTTGCATTACTCGGAGACAGGGCACTGTTTGCTCCTCTCATACATATGGTGCCGTCTCCGGCCAATGTTGCATTGCTCGGCCTTGAAAAGGCAGTTCAGGGCGCATTCACTGATGCATCGGCTGCTGAGCCTTTTTATATCAGGAAGTCAGAGGCTGAGGTAAAATGGCTACAAAAACGCTGA
- a CDS encoding PAS domain S-box protein: MHRTFQQKNYLLKIINSANEGIYVTDKDRRIAIWNKKAEAITGFTSEDVIGKFCHDNLLNHCDQTGNNLCMGRCPLSGTIVSRSSFGPEIVYLRHKDGHTIPVEISTSPLLDEKGDVIGAVELFEDVTSRIENDKRLIEKTRKLEAVLNNIREGIIFLDNSGTVTLYNKALSCMLDVNDDLKGKNVLSLSLNHHLRQAVFRVDKSYRGPFCWEINRCSSEEACPLNGSGFCRCWIFACGRKTCSHTPCVDCPAYNKVKRFLEEPKEIEIAGRTISTHSTFIEFSDKNDIWEVLVFKDVTAEKLDAVVKLASGAAHELRQPLQVIVGAVSLLADELGTLTDSTKYLGALEESCFRLNDIVTKLGHVTSYRTKSYTEDITILDIDSSSKKKAKRNTLTS, from the coding sequence ATGCATAGGACCTTTCAGCAAAAAAACTATCTCCTCAAGATCATCAACTCGGCAAATGAGGGTATCTATGTCACGGACAAGGACAGAAGAATCGCGATCTGGAATAAGAAGGCAGAGGCAATAACCGGCTTTACGAGCGAGGATGTTATCGGTAAATTCTGTCATGACAACTTGCTGAACCATTGTGACCAGACGGGCAATAATCTCTGCATGGGCAGGTGTCCGCTTTCAGGCACGATCGTAAGCCGATCGTCTTTCGGACCCGAAATCGTCTATCTGCGCCATAAGGACGGCCATACCATACCGGTCGAAATATCCACTTCGCCGCTTCTTGACGAAAAAGGCGATGTGATCGGCGCAGTTGAACTCTTTGAGGATGTCACCAGCCGCATCGAAAATGACAAACGCCTCATCGAAAAGACGCGGAAACTTGAGGCCGTGCTGAACAACATCCGGGAGGGAATTATCTTCCTGGACAACTCAGGCACGGTAACCCTCTACAATAAGGCACTTTCCTGTATGCTCGACGTCAACGACGACCTGAAAGGCAAAAATGTATTGTCGCTTTCCTTAAACCATCACCTGAGACAGGCGGTATTCCGTGTGGATAAGTCCTATAGGGGTCCCTTCTGCTGGGAGATTAACCGCTGCAGTTCAGAAGAGGCCTGCCCCCTCAATGGTTCAGGATTCTGCAGGTGCTGGATCTTCGCCTGCGGCCGGAAAACGTGTTCTCACACACCCTGCGTTGATTGTCCTGCATACAACAAGGTGAAGCGCTTTCTTGAAGAACCCAAAGAAATTGAGATCGCAGGCAGAACCATATCAACTCACTCTACCTTTATTGAGTTCAGTGACAAAAACGATATATGGGAAGTTCTCGTATTCAAGGATGTGACCGCAGAAAAACTTGATGCCGTAGTGAAACTTGCAAGCGGAGCAGCTCACGAACTCAGGCAGCCGCTCCAGGTTATTGTGGGTGCCGTATCACTGCTTGCCGATGAGCTCGGCACTTTGACGGATTCTACGAAATATCTGGGAGCCCTTGAGGAGAGCTGCTTCCGGCTCAATGATATTGTCACAAAATTAGGTCATGTAACGAGCTATAGAACCAAGTCGTATACCGAGGATATTACCATCCTCGATATTGACAGCTCATCGAAGAAAAAGGCAAAAAGAAATACCCTGACATCCTGA
- a CDS encoding metal ABC transporter permease, protein MDFIEFLDYGFIQRALIAGSLISVLCAVLGVVLVLRRLSMIGDGLSHVTFGGVALAMALNFYPLAVSLPIVVVSSFGILKMMEKARVFGDAAIAVVSSIGIAIGILLASISGGFNVDLFSYLFGNILSISTFEVAAAVLISLSVLAAISFFFDEIFSITFDEDFARASGIPVDRINAVLMVLTAVTVVLTMKVVGIMLTSALLVIPAVTAFQNARGFRNAIIIASISSFLSLVSGVFISFTLNLPAGATIVMVNVFLLCGSFLFRHFFGSHAAE, encoded by the coding sequence ATGGATTTTATTGAGTTTTTAGACTACGGGTTCATACAGCGGGCGCTTATTGCCGGTTCTCTCATATCCGTGCTCTGCGCTGTGCTTGGCGTGGTCCTTGTGCTGCGGAGACTCTCGATGATCGGCGACGGCCTTTCCCATGTCACCTTTGGCGGTGTCGCCCTTGCCATGGCACTGAACTTCTATCCCCTTGCGGTTTCATTGCCGATCGTCGTGGTAAGCTCCTTCGGCATACTCAAGATGATGGAAAAGGCTCGGGTATTCGGGGATGCTGCCATTGCGGTTGTCTCATCGATCGGCATAGCAATCGGGATATTGCTTGCCAGCATTTCCGGAGGATTTAATGTCGATCTCTTCAGCTATCTGTTTGGCAATATCCTTTCGATCAGCACGTTTGAGGTTGCCGCAGCAGTGCTCATATCTCTATCCGTGCTTGCAGCCATCTCTTTCTTCTTTGATGAGATATTTTCGATCACCTTTGATGAGGATTTTGCGCGAGCCTCAGGCATCCCGGTTGACCGCATCAATGCGGTGCTGATGGTTCTGACTGCGGTTACGGTTGTGCTTACCATGAAGGTTGTTGGCATTATGCTCACCTCTGCGCTTCTTGTCATACCTGCCGTGACCGCTTTTCAGAATGCACGGGGGTTCAGGAATGCGATCATCATTGCATCAATCTCCTCGTTCCTTTCCCTTGTGTCCGGTGTGTTTATCTCCTTTACCCTGAACCTGCCTGCAGGCGCTACCATTGTGATGGTCAACGTCTTTCTTCTGTGCGGCTCCTTTCTTTTCAGGCATTTTTTCGGCAGTCATGCTGCAGAATAG
- a CDS encoding zinc ribbon domain-containing protein — MPIYEYDCLDCRERFSFLQSITSGKNETKCPKCGSANVKKLMSSFCCSSGSGNGLSSSMPSGGFSGGG; from the coding sequence ATGCCTATTTATGAATATGACTGTTTGGACTGCAGAGAGAGATTTTCTTTTCTGCAGAGTATAACATCTGGAAAGAATGAGACAAAATGTCCGAAATGCGGATCTGCTAACGTGAAGAAGTTGATGTCGTCATTTTGTTGTTCGTCAGGATCGGGCAACGGCCTTTCCTCCTCTATGCCTTCAGGCGGATTTAGCGGCGGAGGTTGA